The Tenacibaculum sp. MAR_2010_89 genome has a window encoding:
- the guaA gene encoding glutamine-hydrolyzing GMP synthase: MQQHNVLILDFGSQYTQLIARRVRELNIYCEIHPYNKIPQNLNDFKAVILSGSPSSVRSDEAPHPDLSEIRGKKPLLSVCYGAQYLAHFSGGLVAPSNTREYGRANLSFIKEGEEFFSNISEGSQVWMSHSDTIKVLPTNGILLASTHDVENAAYKIEGETTYAIQFHPEVYHSTDGKQLLQNFLVSIAGVAQTWTPASFVDETVSGLKEKIGNDKVVLGLSGGVDSTVAAVLLHKAIGSNLHCIFVNNGLLRKNEFTDVLKQYEGMGLNVKGVDASARFLGALAGLSDPEAKRKAIGKVFIDVFDDEANQIENAKWLAQGTIYPDVIESVSVNGGPSATIKSHHNVGGLPDFMKLKVVEPLRMIFKDEVRRVGASMGIDKDLLGRHPFPGPGLAIRILGDITAEKVRILQEVDAVFINGLKEHGLYDKVWQAGAILLPVNSVGVMGDERTYEKVVALRAVESTDGMTADWVNLPYEFLQKISNKIINNVKGVNRVVYDISSKPPATIEWE, encoded by the coding sequence ATGCAACAACACAATGTACTTATTTTAGATTTCGGTTCGCAATATACTCAGTTAATTGCCCGCCGTGTAAGAGAATTAAACATTTACTGTGAAATTCATCCCTATAACAAAATACCTCAAAATTTAAACGACTTTAAGGCTGTAATCCTTTCTGGAAGCCCTTCTTCTGTTCGTTCAGATGAAGCACCACATCCAGATTTATCAGAAATTAGAGGTAAAAAACCTTTATTATCGGTTTGTTATGGAGCTCAATACTTAGCTCATTTCTCTGGAGGTTTAGTAGCTCCTTCTAATACTCGAGAATACGGTAGAGCCAACCTTTCGTTTATTAAAGAAGGAGAGGAATTCTTTTCTAATATTTCTGAAGGAAGTCAAGTTTGGATGAGTCATTCAGACACTATTAAAGTATTACCAACAAACGGAATATTATTAGCTAGTACTCATGATGTAGAAAATGCAGCTTATAAAATAGAAGGTGAAACTACATATGCTATTCAATTTCATCCTGAAGTTTACCATTCAACCGATGGAAAACAATTATTACAAAATTTTTTAGTTTCAATTGCTGGCGTAGCACAAACATGGACACCAGCTTCTTTTGTTGATGAAACTGTATCTGGTCTAAAAGAAAAAATTGGTAATGATAAAGTTGTATTAGGTTTATCTGGTGGTGTAGATTCTACAGTAGCTGCTGTATTATTACATAAAGCAATTGGAAGTAACTTACATTGTATATTCGTAAACAATGGATTACTACGTAAAAATGAATTTACCGATGTATTGAAACAATACGAAGGAATGGGGTTAAATGTAAAAGGAGTTGATGCTTCGGCACGTTTTTTGGGTGCTTTAGCTGGATTATCTGACCCTGAAGCAAAAAGAAAAGCTATCGGTAAAGTTTTTATTGATGTTTTTGATGATGAAGCAAATCAAATTGAAAATGCTAAATGGTTAGCACAAGGAACTATTTATCCAGATGTAATAGAATCTGTATCAGTAAATGGTGGTCCTTCTGCAACTATTAAAAGTCATCATAATGTTGGAGGTCTACCTGACTTTATGAAACTTAAAGTAGTAGAGCCTTTACGTATGATTTTTAAAGATGAAGTTCGTCGTGTTGGTGCTTCTATGGGAATAGATAAAGATTTATTAGGTAGACACCCTTTTCCTGGACCTGGTTTAGCTATTCGTATTTTAGGTGATATTACTGCTGAAAAAGTACGTATATTACAAGAAGTTGACGCTGTGTTTATTAACGGTTTAAAAGAACATGGATTGTATGATAAGGTTTGGCAAGCTGGAGCTATATTATTACCTGTTAATTCAGTAGGTGTTATGGGAGATGAGCGTACTTATGAGAAGGTTGTAGCGCTTAGAGCAGTAGAAAGCACAGACGGTATGACTGCTGACTGGGTTAATTTACCTTATGAATTTTTGCAAAAAATATCAAATAAAATAATAAATAATGTAAAAGGTGTTAATAGAGTTGTTTACGATATTAGCTCTAAACCACCTGCAACAATTGAGTGGGAATAA
- a CDS encoding LysM peptidoglycan-binding domain-containing protein: MKKLQFLILIGILSFTISCGQQKRYVSYKIQEGETMRDVANRLDMKTKDLLRLNPDVGRKPNANTIIVIPNPKIKTNNSSSDSKKDYAVVEDVKPDETETTTNNEQENQNSENNDTDVFQTTVVKSYKTHEVKPGETIYRLTKLYNISKDELCKLNPEFPEIINNTLSIGQILKVEAIEETVTINKEEVLKQYLTHTVKSKETIFSLTRFYNITKKQLIELNPEYPDIIDNNLSIGQLLKIKPINEVKENEEFLFYQDSIQENATINLSFLLPFKTKEYDSLNNKKIFKDNRLANMVTDFYMGAEIAIDSLKQQGIIINSSVFDTGNRGENISQILENDELDTADVVIGPFYYDKADKVAQKLSVPVIFPHYSSNQKNITSSKIVKVAPDKLSYANYLTSYLKDNYNGENIFIVGDGKSNSNVTISSILSSLKKHDSINAIHILKPKDGYIKRERFTNKMNDQKHNWVIITSEDKVAVADALNSMIGLPDEVSVQVFTTNKNSSYNNIDNNKLANINFTYVSNSFSDENSDDIKLFYTKFRRKNNALPSEYAIKGFDITYDILIRLASGNDLTKTFKQGTSLRIENKFDYNKKLFGSTSNKGLFIIKYNKDLSLSRLK, translated from the coding sequence ATGAAGAAATTACAATTTTTAATTTTAATCGGTATATTGTCATTTACCATTTCATGCGGGCAACAAAAACGTTATGTATCTTATAAAATCCAAGAGGGAGAAACTATGAGAGATGTAGCCAATCGTTTAGACATGAAGACTAAAGATTTACTTAGATTAAATCCTGATGTTGGTAGAAAACCTAATGCTAATACCATTATTGTTATACCTAATCCTAAAATTAAAACTAATAATTCTTCATCTGATTCAAAAAAAGACTATGCTGTAGTTGAAGACGTTAAACCTGACGAAACTGAAACTACTACAAATAATGAACAAGAAAATCAGAACAGTGAGAACAACGATACAGATGTATTCCAAACTACAGTTGTTAAAAGCTACAAAACACACGAAGTAAAACCTGGAGAAACGATATATAGGTTGACTAAACTTTATAACATTTCTAAAGATGAATTGTGTAAACTTAATCCTGAGTTTCCTGAAATAATAAATAACACTCTTAGCATTGGTCAAATACTTAAAGTAGAAGCTATAGAGGAAACCGTAACAATTAATAAAGAAGAAGTTTTAAAACAATATTTAACTCATACAGTAAAAAGTAAAGAAACTATTTTTAGTTTAACTCGTTTTTACAACATAACAAAAAAACAGTTAATTGAACTAAATCCTGAATATCCGGATATAATAGATAACAATTTATCTATAGGTCAATTATTAAAAATTAAACCTATCAACGAAGTAAAAGAGAACGAAGAGTTTCTTTTTTATCAAGATAGTATACAAGAAAATGCCACTATAAACCTTTCGTTTTTACTTCCTTTTAAAACTAAAGAGTATGATTCTTTAAATAATAAAAAGATTTTTAAAGACAATAGATTAGCAAATATGGTAACAGATTTTTATATGGGAGCTGAAATTGCTATTGACTCTTTAAAACAACAAGGTATTATAATTAACAGTTCAGTCTTTGACACAGGAAATAGAGGTGAAAATATTTCACAAATATTAGAAAATGATGAATTAGATACAGCTGATGTAGTTATAGGTCCTTTTTATTATGATAAAGCAGATAAAGTAGCTCAAAAATTAAGCGTTCCTGTTATTTTCCCTCATTACTCAAGCAATCAAAAAAACATAACATCTTCTAAAATAGTTAAAGTAGCACCAGATAAATTATCTTATGCTAATTATTTGACTTCTTATTTAAAAGACAATTATAATGGAGAAAATATTTTCATTGTTGGTGATGGTAAAAGTAATTCTAATGTAACTATAAGTAGTATTCTTTCTTCGCTAAAAAAGCATGATTCAATAAATGCCATTCACATTTTAAAACCTAAAGATGGTTATATTAAAAGAGAGCGTTTTACAAATAAAATGAACGACCAAAAACATAATTGGGTAATTATTACTTCAGAAGATAAAGTAGCTGTAGCTGATGCTTTAAATAGCATGATTGGGTTACCTGATGAAGTTTCTGTTCAAGTTTTCACTACAAATAAAAATAGCTCTTATAATAACATAGATAATAATAAATTAGCGAACATTAATTTCACTTATGTATCTAACTCATTTTCTGATGAAAACTCAGATGATATAAAACTATTCTACACAAAATTTAGAAGAAAAAATAATGCTTTACCTTCTGAATACGCTATTAAAGGATTTGATATAACATATGATATATTAATTCGATTAGCTTCTGGTAATGACTTAACAAAAACTTTTAAACAGGGAACCTCTTTACGAATTGAAAATAAATTTGACTATAACAAAAAGCTATTTGGTTCAACAAGTAATAAAGGCCTCTTTATTATAAAATACAATAAAGACCTGAGTTTAAGTAGACTTAAATAA
- the rfbB gene encoding dTDP-glucose 4,6-dehydratase yields the protein MKNILVTGGAGFIGSHVVRLLVNKYPNYNIINLDNLTYAGNLESLRDIENKPNYSFVKADICDYDKMCAVFSEYNIDSVIHLAAESHVDRSIKDPFLFAKTNIMGTLSLLEAAKNIWNYDFDNKLFYHISTDEVYGSLCEKGYFTEKTAYDPHSPYSASKASSDHFVRSFSDTYGLPVVVSNCSNNYGSFQFPEKLIPLFINNICKSKPLPVYGKGENIRDWLFVNDHARAIDLIFHNGSKGDTYNIGGFNEWKNIDLIKVLIKTVDKFLGRKEGESEKLITFVTDRAGHDYRYAIDSTKLKNELGWEPSLQFEEGIEHTVKWYLENQDWINNVTSGEYQKYYKEMYK from the coding sequence ATGAAAAATATTTTGGTAACAGGAGGAGCTGGTTTTATAGGTTCTCATGTAGTTCGATTATTAGTTAATAAATATCCTAATTACAATATTATTAATTTAGATAATTTAACCTACGCTGGTAACTTAGAAAGTTTAAGAGATATAGAGAATAAACCAAATTATTCTTTTGTTAAAGCAGATATATGTGATTATGATAAGATGTGTGCTGTTTTTTCTGAATACAATATAGATAGCGTTATACATTTGGCAGCCGAATCTCATGTTGACAGATCGATTAAAGATCCATTTTTATTTGCAAAAACTAATATAATGGGAACGTTAAGTTTATTAGAAGCTGCAAAAAATATATGGAACTATGATTTTGATAATAAACTCTTTTATCATATCTCTACTGATGAAGTTTATGGAAGTTTATGTGAAAAAGGTTATTTTACTGAAAAAACTGCGTATGATCCACACTCACCATATTCAGCATCTAAAGCATCTTCAGATCATTTTGTTAGATCGTTCTCTGACACTTACGGATTACCAGTAGTTGTTTCTAATTGTTCTAATAATTATGGTTCATTTCAATTTCCAGAAAAATTAATCCCTTTGTTTATTAATAATATTTGTAAGTCAAAACCTTTACCAGTATATGGTAAAGGAGAAAATATAAGAGATTGGTTATTTGTTAATGATCATGCGAGAGCTATAGATCTAATTTTTCATAATGGAAGTAAAGGGGATACTTATAACATTGGAGGATTTAACGAATGGAAAAATATTGATTTAATTAAAGTGTTAATTAAAACAGTGGATAAATTTTTAGGTCGAAAAGAAGGTGAATCTGAAAAATTGATAACATTTGTTACTGATAGAGCTGGACATGATTATAGATATGCTATAGATTCTACAAAACTTAAAAACGAACTAGGCTGGGAACCCTCATTACAATTTGAAGAAGGTATAGAACATACGGTTAAATGGTATTTAGAGAATCAAGATTGGATAAATAATGTAACTAGCGGAGAATATCAGAAGTATTATAAAGAAATGTATAAATAA
- the rfbA gene encoding glucose-1-phosphate thymidylyltransferase RfbA, with amino-acid sequence MKGIILAGGSGTRLYPITKGVSKQLLPVYDKPMIYYPLSVLMLAGIKEILIISTPEDLPNFEKLLGTGEELGIQLTYKEQPSPDGLAQAFILGKNFIGNDNVCLILGDNIFYGHGLPEMLKSAINNVENKNKATVFGYYVKDPERYGVAEFDKVGNVTSIEEKPEKAKSNYAVVGLYFYPNNVVKIAEEVKPSKRGELEITSVNQKYLEEKSLRVELMGRGFAWLDTGTHDSLMEAGRFIETIEKRQGLKVACLEEIAYYMKYIDENQVEKLAQPLKKNEYGQYLLNLLKK; translated from the coding sequence ATGAAAGGCATAATACTAGCAGGAGGATCTGGAACAAGGTTATATCCTATAACAAAAGGAGTATCAAAACAATTATTACCTGTTTATGATAAACCAATGATATATTATCCATTATCAGTATTAATGCTTGCAGGGATAAAAGAAATCTTAATAATTTCTACACCTGAAGATTTACCTAATTTCGAAAAATTATTAGGAACAGGAGAAGAGTTAGGGATTCAATTAACATATAAGGAACAACCATCACCTGATGGATTAGCTCAAGCCTTTATTTTAGGTAAAAATTTTATAGGAAACGATAATGTATGTCTAATATTAGGAGATAATATTTTTTATGGTCATGGATTACCTGAGATGTTAAAAAGTGCTATTAATAACGTAGAAAATAAAAATAAAGCTACAGTTTTTGGATATTATGTTAAGGATCCTGAACGTTATGGAGTTGCCGAGTTTGATAAAGTTGGAAATGTAACTTCTATTGAAGAAAAACCTGAAAAAGCTAAATCTAATTACGCTGTTGTTGGATTGTATTTTTACCCAAATAATGTGGTAAAAATTGCGGAAGAAGTTAAACCTTCAAAAAGAGGCGAGCTAGAAATAACCTCGGTAAATCAGAAATATTTAGAAGAGAAATCTTTGAGGGTAGAATTAATGGGACGTGGTTTCGCTTGGTTAGATACTGGAACTCATGATTCTTTAATGGAAGCAGGAAGATTTATAGAAACTATTGAGAAGCGCCAAGGTCTTAAGGTGGCCTGCTTAGAGGAAATAGCATATTATATGAAGTATATTGATGAAAATCAAGTTGAAAAGTTAGCACAGCCTTTAAAGAAAAATGAATATGGTCAATATTTATTAAATTTGCTAAAAAAATAA
- a CDS encoding DegT/DnrJ/EryC1/StrS family aminotransferase, with translation MKKEKIWLSKPHMGGGEQKYVQEAFDTNWVAPLGPNVNGFEDDLEKYIKEQSHVTCLVSGTSAIHLALILSEVGLNDEVICQSMTFSASANPIKYQGANPIFIDSEKDTWNMCPITLEEAIKDKIAKGKKPKAIIVVHLYGMPAKMDQIVNISKRYEISLIEDAAEALGSTYKGQKCGTFGDFGILSFNGNKIITTSGGGALVCNTLNDKKKAIFLSTQARDNAPHYQHSHVGYNYRMSNIVAGIGRGQMEVLDKHVGFRRSNNQFYQDIFENIEGITVLKEPSKDYFSNHWLSSIIIDENIVGFSREDLRLSLLEENIESRPLWKPMHLQPIFNKYDYYGSHVAEKLFNDGLCLPSGSNLTEMDKERIEKAINKLIKK, from the coding sequence ATGAAAAAAGAAAAGATATGGCTTTCTAAACCACATATGGGTGGAGGAGAACAAAAATATGTTCAAGAAGCGTTTGATACAAATTGGGTCGCTCCATTAGGTCCTAATGTAAATGGTTTTGAAGATGATTTAGAAAAATATATAAAAGAACAATCTCATGTGACCTGCTTAGTTTCTGGTACTTCGGCCATTCATTTAGCACTAATTTTATCTGAAGTTGGATTAAATGATGAGGTTATTTGTCAGAGTATGACATTCTCAGCTTCCGCGAATCCTATAAAATATCAAGGTGCCAATCCTATTTTTATAGATAGTGAGAAAGACACTTGGAATATGTGCCCTATTACATTAGAAGAAGCTATTAAAGATAAAATAGCTAAAGGGAAGAAACCTAAAGCAATTATTGTAGTACATTTATATGGAATGCCTGCGAAGATGGATCAAATAGTTAATATTTCAAAAAGATATGAAATATCTCTAATTGAAGATGCCGCTGAAGCATTGGGGTCTACATATAAAGGTCAAAAATGTGGAACTTTTGGTGATTTTGGAATTTTATCTTTTAATGGAAATAAAATAATAACGACTTCGGGAGGAGGGGCGTTAGTTTGTAATACTTTAAATGATAAGAAGAAAGCTATTTTTCTTTCTACTCAAGCGCGTGATAATGCACCACATTATCAACACTCGCATGTAGGTTATAATTACCGAATGAGTAATATAGTTGCTGGGATTGGAAGAGGACAAATGGAAGTATTAGATAAACATGTTGGTTTTAGAAGAAGTAATAACCAATTTTATCAAGATATTTTTGAAAACATTGAAGGAATCACTGTACTTAAAGAACCATCTAAAGATTATTTTTCGAATCATTGGTTGAGTTCCATTATTATAGATGAAAATATAGTTGGTTTTTCTAGAGAAGATCTAAGACTTAGTTTGCTAGAAGAAAATATTGAATCTCGTCCACTATGGAAACCAATGCATCTACAGCCAATTTTTAATAAATATGATTATTATGGTAGCCATGTAGCTGAAAAGTTGTTTAATGATGGATTATGTTTGCCATCAGGATCTAACTTAACAGAAATGGATAAGGAAAGAATAGAAAAAGCAATTAATAAATTAATAAAAAAATAA
- a CDS encoding GNAT family N-acetyltransferase → MFDVIYIDSGEGEKDYKKLLEKSKNTEPYFLLDYINVFGEGTKNLICFYSENNYGDIIFMPGYIRSISIADQVTPYFDFITPYGYTGPFFSNKIGKNEILLFWENVENWYNNNNVVSEFIRFNLANNHLYYSGYTVKTMLNVKGEILTEEDQWKAFDRKVRKNINKAIREEVYSNIYYDTISDNHVEEFYKIYEETMIRTNAKNSFFYSLKGFKEFINNNPKFCAICTVYFQEKPISSELILISQDSVYSFLGGTNEAYFDKRPNDFLKVKIIDWSRGKGKAFYTLGGGYGFEDGIFKYKKSFFPKNVVNYYTGRKIINKEAYESLLLKLNKFRESKSLKELKEEDESFFPLYRMSIEE, encoded by the coding sequence ATGTTTGATGTTATATATATAGATTCGGGAGAAGGAGAGAAAGATTATAAGAAATTACTAGAGAAAAGTAAAAATACAGAACCATATTTTTTACTTGATTATATTAATGTTTTTGGAGAAGGTACTAAGAATTTAATATGTTTTTATAGTGAAAATAATTATGGAGATATTATCTTCATGCCAGGGTATATAAGGTCAATATCGATTGCAGATCAAGTAACACCATATTTTGATTTTATAACTCCTTATGGATACACAGGTCCATTTTTTTCTAATAAAATTGGAAAAAATGAAATATTATTATTTTGGGAAAATGTTGAGAATTGGTACAACAACAATAACGTTGTAAGTGAATTTATAAGATTTAATTTAGCTAATAATCATTTATATTATTCTGGATATACTGTTAAAACAATGTTGAATGTTAAAGGAGAAATTCTTACTGAAGAAGATCAGTGGAAAGCATTTGATAGAAAAGTTCGAAAAAATATAAATAAAGCTATAAGAGAAGAAGTTTATAGTAATATTTATTATGATACTATTTCTGATAATCACGTTGAAGAATTTTATAAAATTTATGAAGAAACTATGATTCGTACGAATGCAAAGAATAGTTTTTTTTATAGCTTAAAAGGGTTTAAAGAATTTATAAATAATAACCCTAAATTTTGTGCAATTTGTACTGTGTATTTTCAAGAAAAACCTATTTCTTCTGAACTTATTTTAATATCTCAAGATTCTGTTTATTCTTTTTTAGGAGGGACAAATGAAGCTTACTTTGATAAAAGACCAAATGATTTCTTAAAAGTAAAAATTATTGATTGGTCTAGAGGTAAAGGTAAAGCTTTTTACACTTTAGGAGGAGGATATGGATTCGAGGATGGAATTTTTAAATATAAGAAGTCTTTTTTTCCTAAAAATGTTGTTAATTATTATACAGGGAGAAAAATTATAAATAAAGAAGCCTACGAGAGTTTATTGTTAAAGCTGAATAAATTTAGAGAGTCTAAATCATTAAAAGAATTGAAGGAAGAAGATGAGTCTTTTTTTCCATTATATAGAATGTCAATAGAAGAATAA
- a CDS encoding DegT/DnrJ/EryC1/StrS family aminotransferase: MITKKALNKELYKREWILTNSAREAWSKIIQEYKIFNPKGKVLLPSYIGWSSNEGSGIFDSVSNSGLDYDFYDLGVKLEINFEDLKIKINENDEPLVLLVHYFGFIDVKYDEITSWLTDNNVFFVEDAAHAWLTDLIGGKSGRKGNFSFYSLHKLLPLSKGGMMVSNMPKNNKEISKINPFVELNYDLLSIFNIRRANYKYLCSLLKDLSGIEIVYEKLEDGICPQTLPIIIKNYNRDNLYEEMNEAGFGVVSLYHTMINDLESNKSLASSVASKKIMNLPIHQDVSKVELKKMALKLKNILNV, from the coding sequence ATGATCACAAAAAAAGCATTAAATAAAGAGCTTTATAAAAGAGAATGGATTTTAACGAATTCAGCCAGGGAAGCCTGGAGTAAAATTATACAAGAATATAAAATTTTTAACCCTAAAGGAAAAGTACTATTACCATCATATATAGGATGGTCATCTAATGAAGGAAGTGGTATCTTTGATTCAGTATCTAATTCAGGTTTAGACTATGATTTTTATGATCTAGGGGTAAAATTAGAAATAAATTTTGAAGATTTAAAGATAAAAATAAATGAAAACGATGAACCTTTAGTTTTATTAGTTCATTACTTTGGTTTTATTGATGTGAAATATGACGAAATAACGAGTTGGTTAACAGATAACAATGTTTTTTTTGTTGAAGATGCTGCTCATGCTTGGCTAACAGATTTAATTGGAGGGAAATCTGGAAGGAAAGGAAATTTTTCTTTTTACTCTTTACATAAATTACTTCCTTTGTCAAAAGGAGGTATGATGGTAAGTAATATGCCTAAAAACAATAAAGAAATTTCTAAAATTAATCCTTTTGTAGAATTAAATTATGATCTCTTATCTATTTTTAATATTAGAAGAGCAAATTATAAATATTTGTGCAGTTTATTAAAAGATCTATCTGGGATAGAGATAGTTTATGAAAAGTTAGAAGACGGTATTTGCCCCCAAACATTACCAATTATAATTAAAAATTATAATAGAGATAATCTTTATGAAGAGATGAATGAAGCTGGTTTTGGAGTAGTAAGTTTATATCATACAATGATTAATGATTTAGAATCAAATAAATCTCTTGCTTCTAGTGTAGCCTCAAAAAAAATAATGAATTTACCTATACATCAGGATGTTTCTAAAGTGGAATTGAAAAAGATGGCATTAAAATTAAAAAATATATTAAATGTTTGA
- a CDS encoding GNAT family N-acetyltransferase, with product MNEEFEVSELLAKDVDTVVNLVRTSFKKSYIIPSIYRGEGINKFILNELENEFSPYKYFVLYINNKVVAYTEYKMFKKQNMAFLNIISVSNEYKNQRIGSRIFEYSKKYFQKKRFQSIELDVYSTNLLAVDWYSKYGFKKLNFKIFYELELNRSSENKNSIYIKNFPQYKEMKKIFGFYFIDISIQDKDIKIGVIENDLFIRGNYDESVNSHLIYISKALEIRKIYYIGNEYQFSELKFIDQIERMGLNIEL from the coding sequence ATGAACGAAGAATTTGAAGTAAGTGAGTTATTAGCTAAGGATGTTGATACTGTTGTGAATCTTGTTAGAACCTCTTTTAAAAAGAGCTATATAATACCATCAATATATAGAGGAGAAGGAATAAATAAATTTATTTTAAATGAGCTTGAAAATGAATTTTCTCCATATAAATATTTTGTTCTCTATATTAATAATAAAGTAGTCGCTTATACAGAATATAAAATGTTTAAAAAACAGAATATGGCTTTTTTAAATATAATATCGGTAAGTAATGAATACAAAAATCAAAGGATAGGAAGTAGAATATTTGAATATTCTAAGAAATATTTTCAGAAAAAAAGATTTCAATCTATAGAATTGGATGTCTATTCAACTAACTTATTGGCAGTTGATTGGTATAGTAAGTATGGGTTTAAGAAATTAAATTTTAAAATATTTTATGAATTAGAACTAAATAGAAGTAGCGAAAATAAAAATAGTATTTATATTAAAAATTTCCCCCAATATAAAGAAATGAAAAAAATATTTGGATTTTACTTTATAGATATTAGTATTCAAGATAAAGATATTAAAATTGGAGTTATAGAGAATGATCTTTTTATTAGAGGGAATTATGATGAATCTGTAAATAGTCATCTAATTTATATTAGTAAAGCTCTTGAAATAAGAAAGATATATTATATAGGGAATGAATATCAATTTTCTGAATTGAAATTTATTGATCAAATAGAGAGAATGGGATTAAATATAGAATTATGA
- a CDS encoding sugar transferase has product MYRSFFKRVIDFLFSFLGLLLISPIFLIVLVLLYIFNEGKPFFFQERPGMNEKIFRIIKFKTMNDKKGNDGELLPDSERLTKVGSIIRKTSLDELPQLLNVIKGDMSLIGPRPLLLRYLPFYTDKERIRHTIKPGITGWAQINGRNTVSWDERLAYDVEYVKKLSFMFDVKILYKTVLKIIVSEDIVIDPESIMKNFDDERRI; this is encoded by the coding sequence ATGTATAGATCATTTTTTAAAAGAGTAATTGATTTTCTTTTTTCTTTTTTAGGCTTACTATTAATTAGTCCTATATTTTTAATTGTTTTAGTATTATTGTATATATTTAATGAAGGAAAACCGTTCTTTTTTCAAGAGAGACCAGGTATGAATGAAAAAATATTTAGAATAATTAAATTCAAGACAATGAACGATAAAAAAGGGAATGATGGAGAGTTATTACCTGATTCAGAAAGATTAACCAAAGTTGGCTCTATAATACGGAAAACATCATTAGATGAGTTACCACAATTATTGAATGTTATTAAAGGGGATATGAGTTTAATTGGACCAAGACCTTTGTTGTTAAGATATTTACCTTTTTACACAGATAAAGAAAGAATAAGACATACTATAAAACCTGGTATAACAGGTTGGGCACAAATTAACGGAAGGAATACTGTAAGTTGGGATGAAAGATTGGCTTATGATGTTGAATATGTCAAAAAATTAAGTTTTATGTTTGATGTAAAAATTTTATATAAGACAGTATTAAAAATTATTGTTTCAGAAGATATTGTTATAGATCCTGAATCTATCATGAAAAATTTTGATGATGAACGAAGAATTTGA